The Pseudomonas sp. R4-35-07 genome contains a region encoding:
- a CDS encoding AmpG family muropeptide MFS transporter produces MPRKTWRAALAAYASPSTLVLLLLGFAAGMPYMLVFSTLSVWLREAGVARETIGYASLIGLAYAFKWVWSPLLDQWRLPLLGKLGRRRSWLVLSQSLVILGLIGMGFCDPQKHLSWLIAIAVVVAFASATQDIAVDAYRLEIADDSRQAALAASYMSGYRIAALLATAGALFFAEGFGSTGFNYKHSAWTGTYVLFGVLMVPALLTTLLMREPNVPLRTQLQAGRYSFVHQLASVFVLIVLLVSVPAMFTQLYNTDFASVLFQGVSLWELLMEDRAFLRAILYILLTALCLSAMGRRGLAPVLTPVNDFILRYRWQALLLLGLIATYRMSDTVMGVMANVFYIDQGFTKDQIAGVSKIFGLIMTLLGAGMGGLLIVRFGILPILFIGGVASAGTNLLFVMLADMGPDLQMLIVTISLDNFSSGLATSAFVAYLSSLTNLKFSATQYALLSSIMLLLPRLIGGYSGVMVEKFGYHSFFMITCLLGVPTLFLIALHWFQENRRIRLNPPQED; encoded by the coding sequence ATGCCCCGTAAAACCTGGCGCGCCGCGCTCGCCGCCTATGCCAGCCCCTCGACGTTAGTGCTGTTGTTGCTCGGTTTCGCTGCCGGCATGCCTTATATGTTGGTGTTCTCGACGCTTTCCGTGTGGCTGCGTGAAGCGGGTGTGGCCCGCGAGACCATCGGTTATGCAAGCCTGATCGGGCTGGCCTACGCCTTCAAATGGGTCTGGTCGCCGCTGCTCGACCAATGGCGGCTGCCATTGCTCGGTAAACTCGGGCGCCGGCGTTCCTGGCTGGTGCTCTCCCAGTCGCTGGTGATCCTCGGATTGATCGGCATGGGCTTTTGTGACCCACAAAAACACTTGTCCTGGCTGATTGCCATTGCCGTCGTCGTGGCCTTCGCCTCGGCCACCCAGGACATCGCCGTCGACGCCTACCGCCTGGAAATCGCCGACGACAGCCGCCAGGCCGCCCTGGCCGCCAGCTATATGTCCGGTTATCGCATCGCTGCCCTGCTGGCCACGGCCGGCGCGCTGTTCTTTGCCGAAGGCTTCGGCTCCACCGGTTTCAACTATAAGCACTCGGCCTGGACCGGCACCTATGTGCTGTTCGGCGTGTTGATGGTTCCGGCCCTGCTCACCACTCTGTTGATGCGCGAACCCAACGTGCCGCTGCGCACCCAGTTGCAGGCCGGGCGCTATAGCTTCGTGCATCAGTTGGCGTCAGTGTTCGTGCTGATTGTGCTGCTGGTGTCGGTGCCTGCCATGTTTACCCAGCTGTACAACACGGATTTCGCCAGCGTGCTGTTCCAGGGCGTGAGCCTGTGGGAACTGCTAATGGAAGACCGTGCCTTCCTGCGCGCTATCCTCTATATCCTGCTCACCGCCCTGTGCCTCTCGGCCATGGGCCGCCGTGGCCTGGCGCCGGTGCTGACGCCGGTTAACGACTTTATCCTGCGCTACCGCTGGCAGGCGTTGCTGCTGCTCGGGTTGATCGCCACCTATCGCATGTCCGACACCGTCATGGGCGTAATGGCCAACGTTTTCTATATCGACCAGGGTTTTACCAAGGACCAGATTGCCGGGGTCAGCAAGATCTTCGGCCTGATCATGACCCTGCTCGGCGCCGGCATGGGCGGCCTGTTGATCGTGCGGTTCGGGATTCTGCCGATCCTGTTCATCGGTGGCGTGGCCTCGGCCGGCACCAATCTGTTGTTCGTCATGCTCGCCGACATGGGCCCCGACCTGCAGATGCTGATCGTCACTATTTCCCTGGATAACTTCAGCTCCGGCCTGGCCACCTCTGCCTTTGTCGCCTACCTGTCGAGCCTGACCAACCTCAAGTTCTCCGCCACCCAATACGCGCTGCTCAGCTCGATCATGCTGTTGCTGCCGCGCCTGATCGGCGGGTACTCGGGGGTGATGGTGGAGAAGTTCGGCTATCACAGCTTCTTTATGATCACCTGCCTGCTGGGGGTGCCGACGCTGTTCCTGATTGCCCTGCACTGGTTCCAGGAGAATCGGCGGATTCGGTTGAATCCCCCGCAAGAAGACTGA
- a CDS encoding MGMT family protein: protein MRRTALYLTLAQVPAGCVVSYGELAHLAGLGRAARWVGRTLSQLPADTRLPWHRVLGAGGRISLPVGSASGDEQRARLRSEGVSILNNRVDIQRHGWRPVEHSG from the coding sequence ATGCGCCGCACCGCGCTGTACCTGACCTTGGCGCAAGTGCCCGCAGGTTGCGTCGTAAGCTACGGCGAGTTGGCGCACCTGGCCGGGTTGGGGCGCGCCGCACGCTGGGTCGGGCGTACCCTGAGCCAGCTTCCCGCAGACACCCGACTGCCCTGGCATCGGGTGCTGGGTGCCGGTGGTCGGATAAGTCTGCCGGTGGGCAGCGCCTCAGGTGACGAGCAACGTGCGCGTTTACGCAGCGAAGGTGTCAGCATCCTGAACAATCGCGTTGATATTCAGCGCCATGGCTGGCGCCCGGTAGAGCACAGCGGTTAG